In Bacillota bacterium, one genomic interval encodes:
- the mtaB gene encoding tRNA (N(6)-L-threonylcarbamoyladenosine(37)-C(2))-methylthiotransferase MtaB, whose translation MELNVTFKVINFGCPVSQYESEAISSSMKKAGFIETSGPAEIIIVNSCVVTGPAAAEARRVIRKAKRENPVGLTVMAGCYPQVYHRQLKEELPEADMLIGTTGRKKLPQLIRQKLGKSRQGAEDFVREHGGKEIFEDMPVETRYSRARPVVKIQEGCDEFCTYCIVARARGKPRSMSPDRILEQVRHFVDLGHREIILAGNHLGIYGKDIPGWNLVKIIKVLDKLPGRFRVRLNYIEPMDINENFLETIAQSKRVCHHLYLPLQSGSNKVLKRMGRRYAREDFCAVVKKARELMPDLSVYTDIIVGFPGETEIDHQATVDIVENLRLSRLHIFPYSPRPGTPAVEFKETVRPDIKKQRLEELWALDTKLSRNFHALMQGRSLDVLIERLVSVDGQVEGEGLSGNNVRVTIPLQDDSLVGEIVQVKVCGGYDWGVAGKMER comes from the coding sequence ATGGAATTGAACGTAACGTTTAAAGTAATAAACTTTGGATGTCCTGTAAGCCAGTACGAGTCTGAAGCCATAAGTTCGTCCATGAAAAAAGCAGGTTTTATAGAGACATCGGGCCCGGCGGAGATCATCATTGTTAATAGCTGCGTGGTTACCGGCCCGGCTGCGGCAGAGGCGAGAAGGGTCATAAGAAAAGCTAAGCGGGAAAACCCGGTAGGTCTTACGGTTATGGCCGGCTGCTATCCTCAGGTGTACCACCGTCAGTTGAAAGAGGAACTTCCGGAGGCAGATATGCTGATTGGTACTACAGGCAGGAAAAAGCTGCCGCAGTTGATCAGGCAAAAATTGGGGAAAAGCCGGCAGGGAGCAGAGGATTTTGTTAGGGAGCACGGGGGAAAAGAAATATTTGAGGATATGCCGGTGGAGACCCGTTACAGCCGGGCCAGGCCGGTGGTAAAAATTCAAGAGGGCTGTGACGAATTCTGCACTTACTGCATTGTAGCCAGGGCCCGGGGCAAACCTAGGAGTATGAGCCCGGATAGAATCTTGGAGCAAGTACGGCACTTTGTTGACCTGGGACACCGGGAAATCATTTTAGCCGGAAACCATTTGGGTATATACGGTAAAGACATCCCCGGTTGGAATCTGGTGAAAATAATCAAGGTATTGGATAAACTCCCGGGCCGTTTCAGGGTACGGCTTAATTATATAGAACCAATGGACATAAATGAGAACTTCTTGGAAACAATAGCTCAAAGCAAACGGGTATGCCATCATTTATATCTTCCCCTGCAAAGCGGTTCGAATAAAGTGCTTAAGAGAATGGGCAGGAGATATGCAAGGGAAGATTTCTGTGCTGTGGTAAAAAAGGCACGGGAGCTAATGCCGGATTTATCGGTATATACGGACATTATCGTGGGTTTTCCCGGAGAAACAGAAATCGACCACCAGGCTACAGTGGATATAGTTGAAAACCTTCGGCTCAGCCGCCTGCATATTTTTCCTTATTCCCCCAGACCCGGTACGCCTGCTGTAGAGTTTAAAGAAACCGTGCGCCCTGATATTAAAAAACAAAGATTAGAAGAACTGTGGGCACTGGACACCAAGCTGTCCCGTAATTTTCATGCTCTGATGCAGGGTAGATCATTAGACGTATTGATTGAGCGCCTGGTTAGTGTGGACGGACAAGTAGAGGGAGAAGGTCTATCCGGTAACAATGTGCGGGTAACCATTCCTCTTCAAGATGATAGTTTAGTGGGAGAAATAGTGCAGGTAAAGGTATGCGGCGGGTATGACTGGGGTGTTGCGGGAAAAATGGAAAGATAG
- a CDS encoding metallophosphoesterase yields the protein MIVVGGEIAMSVLNNAKYILNRLTGRFHVPSGLLYSSETKILHISDTPTTLYPAIEILLDVLKPDILVHTGDLADDIKLEIDPGYLDAYSEAVIPFLHMMEGSPAGEVYIVPGNHDCFQVVSHNTEKTRLVSEGDVLSVKGVSLGLAHTKSRLPDTAGYRLYGHNFSGGSGGNAVYLNGLKNVNVILCPSGRVEKISYPLTVNYDRKLHNGYGIPRTV from the coding sequence ATGATTGTGGTGGGAGGTGAAATCGCCATGTCCGTACTGAATAACGCAAAATATATTTTAAACAGGCTGACCGGGCGGTTTCATGTCCCGTCCGGACTTTTGTATAGCAGTGAAACTAAGATTTTACACATCAGTGATACTCCCACAACATTATACCCGGCTATTGAAATCCTTTTGGATGTTTTAAAGCCGGATATACTTGTGCACACGGGTGACCTGGCTGATGATATTAAGCTGGAGATTGATCCGGGTTATTTAGATGCGTATAGTGAGGCAGTAATTCCTTTCCTGCACATGATGGAAGGGTCCCCGGCCGGTGAGGTTTATATTGTGCCGGGTAACCATGACTGCTTTCAAGTGGTCAGCCATAACACGGAAAAAACTCGACTGGTATCAGAGGGAGATGTACTGTCGGTTAAAGGAGTGTCTTTGGGGTTGGCTCATACTAAATCACGGCTGCCTGATACAGCCGGGTACAGATTGTACGGACACAATTTTTCCGGTGGTTCCGGCGGTAACGCAGTTTATTTAAATGGTTTAAAAAATGTAAACGTTATTCTTTGCCCTTCGGGGCGGGTAGAAAAGATTTCTTATCCTTTAACCGTTAATTATGACCGAAAATTGCATAACGGCTATGGAATTCCCAGGACGGTTTAA
- a CDS encoding pyridine nucleotide-disulfide oxidoreductase: protein MPKKVLIIGGVAGGASAAARLRRLDEDAQIIMLERGDYVSFANCGLPYYVGGVITERDKLLMQTEEGMEARFNIDIRVQSEVTRIDRAKKEVEIVTKGETYQESYDYLILSPGAAPVVPPIPGVDIDGIYTLRNMADVDRIKGHVDKEKPKQAAVIGGGFIGVEMAENLKEVGSDVVVIEAADQITAPLDLEMARMLEKHLSDNGVKVITGDGVSEFKGRENIEVVLRSGDKVAADMVIMAIGVKPETKLAQEAGLDLGERGGIKVDEYLRTSDPFIYAVGDAVEVKDIVNEYSTLIPLAGPANKQGRIAADNLCGREVSFAGSQGTSIIKVFDLTGAATGNNEKTLQRLNIPYQKSYTHSPSNAGYYPGSFVLTIKSIFQPNDGKILGAQIVGREGVDKRIDVLAAAVRHGLTVYDLEELELAYAPPYSSAKDPVNMAGFTAANILKGDVEVIHLEELEALNKDNFFLLDVRTREEYENGYMEGAVNIPVDDLRARINEVPKDKKVVIYCKIGLRGYIAYRILHQKGFDACNLSGGYDVHLAKNNRYGEGVPMNEQMTDQEEPNLDQVRENAKNVKIDACGLQCPGPVMRVYKEIENIEEGEVLEVHVTDPAFGTDIKAWCQRTGNTLLGVEKAERAFVAYIMKGTKTGAADSCCAAPAVQLPQGKSIIVFDGELDKAIASFIIANGAAAMGRPVTMFFTFWGLNILRKDSPPKVNKTFMEKMFGMMMPRGSKKLQLSNMNMFGMGPGMIRGVMKKKNVSSLEELIVQAREAGVKLVACSMSMDVMGIKEEELIEGVEIGGVAAYLGEAEQSNVNLFI from the coding sequence ATGCCCAAGAAGGTTTTAATTATAGGCGGTGTTGCCGGTGGGGCAAGCGCGGCGGCAAGGCTTAGAAGGCTTGACGAAGATGCCCAAATAATTATGTTGGAAAGGGGAGACTATGTCTCCTTTGCCAACTGCGGTCTACCTTATTACGTAGGCGGTGTGATAACGGAAAGAGATAAGCTTTTAATGCAGACGGAAGAAGGTATGGAAGCAAGGTTTAACATTGATATCAGGGTCCAAAGTGAAGTTACCAGGATTGATAGGGCCAAAAAGGAAGTTGAAATTGTTACCAAAGGTGAAACTTACCAGGAGAGTTATGACTACTTGATACTGTCTCCGGGAGCGGCTCCTGTTGTTCCTCCTATACCGGGTGTAGATATAGACGGTATTTATACTCTAAGAAACATGGCTGATGTGGATAGAATAAAAGGCCACGTAGATAAGGAAAAGCCTAAGCAGGCGGCAGTAATCGGTGGCGGGTTTATAGGCGTTGAAATGGCTGAGAATCTGAAAGAAGTGGGCTCGGATGTAGTTGTGATTGAAGCGGCGGACCAGATTACCGCTCCCTTGGACCTGGAAATGGCCAGGATGCTGGAAAAACATTTATCAGATAATGGTGTAAAAGTAATAACTGGCGATGGCGTGTCTGAATTTAAAGGGCGGGAAAACATAGAAGTTGTGTTGCGGAGCGGAGATAAAGTAGCAGCGGACATGGTCATCATGGCCATCGGCGTTAAGCCTGAGACCAAGCTGGCACAAGAGGCAGGACTGGACTTAGGTGAAAGGGGCGGCATCAAGGTCGATGAATATTTAAGGACATCGGACCCCTTCATATATGCAGTTGGTGATGCAGTGGAAGTAAAGGACATTGTAAATGAATATTCTACCTTGATCCCCCTTGCGGGGCCGGCAAATAAGCAGGGTAGGATAGCCGCGGATAATCTTTGTGGGAGAGAAGTTAGCTTTGCAGGTTCACAGGGCACATCGATTATTAAAGTCTTTGATTTAACCGGTGCCGCTACGGGAAATAATGAAAAAACGCTGCAGAGATTAAATATACCTTATCAAAAGTCTTACACCCATTCCCCTTCTAACGCGGGATATTACCCGGGTTCCTTTGTATTAACCATTAAGTCAATTTTCCAGCCAAATGACGGCAAGATATTAGGAGCCCAGATAGTGGGACGGGAAGGCGTGGATAAAAGAATCGACGTTTTAGCAGCAGCCGTAAGGCATGGCCTGACAGTGTACGACCTGGAGGAACTGGAACTTGCCTATGCCCCGCCCTACTCATCGGCAAAGGACCCGGTGAATATGGCCGGTTTTACTGCAGCCAATATTTTAAAAGGTGATGTGGAAGTTATTCACCTGGAGGAATTAGAGGCCCTTAACAAGGACAATTTCTTTTTGCTGGATGTGCGTACCAGGGAAGAATACGAAAATGGTTACATGGAAGGCGCGGTAAATATACCCGTGGATGATCTGCGGGCCAGGATAAATGAAGTACCTAAAGACAAAAAGGTTGTTATTTATTGTAAAATAGGTCTGCGGGGATATATTGCTTACCGTATATTGCACCAAAAAGGTTTTGACGCTTGTAACTTGAGCGGCGGTTATGATGTCCACCTGGCTAAAAATAATCGGTATGGTGAGGGAGTGCCAATGAACGAGCAAATGACCGACCAGGAAGAGCCGAATCTTGACCAAGTAAGGGAAAACGCCAAAAATGTGAAAATTGATGCCTGCGGTCTCCAGTGCCCGGGTCCGGTAATGAGGGTTTATAAGGAAATAGAGAATATTGAAGAGGGAGAAGTACTGGAGGTTCATGTGACCGACCCGGCTTTCGGCACAGATATAAAGGCATGGTGTCAAAGGACGGGAAATACGTTATTAGGTGTAGAAAAAGCAGAGCGAGCTTTTGTTGCCTATATAATGAAAGGAACCAAAACCGGTGCGGCCGATTCTTGCTGTGCGGCACCGGCGGTCCAACTTCCCCAGGGTAAATCAATAATAGTTTTTGATGGTGAGTTGGATAAGGCCATTGCCTCTTTCATTATTGCCAATGGTGCAGCAGCAATGGGACGGCCGGTTACTATGTTCTTTACCTTTTGGGGGCTTAATATTTTAAGAAAGGATTCTCCTCCCAAGGTTAACAAAACATTTATGGAGAAAATGTTTGGCATGATGATGCCCAGGGGCAGTAAAAAGCTTCAATTATCCAATATGAACATGTTCGGAATGGGTCCCGGTATGATCAGGGGTGTTATGAAAAAGAAAAATGTGTCCTCTCTGGAAGAATTAATAGTACAGGCCAGGGAAGCCGGTGTAAAGCTGGTTGCTTGTTCAATGTCCATGGACGTAATGGGCATCAAAGAGGAAGAGCTAATAGAAGGAGTTGAAATTGGCGGAGTGGCGGCTTACCTTGGTGAGGCGGAACAATCCAATGTTAACCTGTTTATCTAA
- a CDS encoding ABC transporter ATP-binding protein, whose product MIELQQITKFFFEGTPNEVKAIDNINFKAKRGHFVTIIGSNGAGKSTLLKAITGVIPVDSGSIKLEGTDVTNLPEHKRAREIGRIDQDPMASTAGEMTIEENLAMAYLRGQKRGLSRAVNRKRTERFAEVLKDLGLGLENRLEVPVGTLSGGQRQALALVMATIARPKLLLLDEHTAALDPKAAGLVMSITRRLVESHGLTTLMITHNMEQALKYGNRLIMMHRGKIILDISAEEKKKLSVSDLIAKFTASSGSAFNDDRVLLA is encoded by the coding sequence ATGATTGAACTGCAGCAGATCACAAAATTTTTTTTTGAAGGTACACCCAATGAGGTTAAAGCCATTGATAATATAAATTTTAAAGCAAAAAGAGGCCATTTTGTCACCATCATAGGAAGTAACGGTGCGGGAAAATCCACCTTATTAAAAGCCATAACCGGGGTGATTCCGGTGGATTCAGGAAGTATTAAGCTGGAGGGCACTGATGTTACTAATCTTCCTGAACACAAGCGAGCACGGGAGATAGGGCGTATAGACCAGGATCCAATGGCCAGTACCGCAGGAGAAATGACCATTGAGGAGAATCTGGCCATGGCTTATTTGCGTGGTCAAAAACGCGGGCTATCCCGCGCGGTAAACAGGAAAAGAACCGAAAGATTTGCCGAGGTACTTAAAGACCTCGGTCTGGGTCTGGAGAATCGCCTGGAGGTGCCGGTGGGAACTCTTTCCGGAGGTCAGCGGCAGGCGCTGGCACTGGTAATGGCCACCATTGCCCGTCCCAAGCTTTTACTTTTGGATGAGCATACAGCGGCCCTCGATCCCAAAGCTGCCGGGTTGGTGATGAGTATTACCCGGCGTCTTGTTGAATCTCACGGTCTTACTACGCTGATGATTACGCATAACATGGAACAGGCATTGAAATACGGTAATCGGTTGATAATGATGCACAGGGGAAAAATTATACTTGATATAAGTGCAGAGGAAAAGAAAAAACTATCGGTATCCGATCTTATTGCCAAATTTACAGCTAGCAGCGGCTCAGCTTTTAATGACGACCGGGTGCTGTTGGCTTGA
- a CDS encoding ABC transporter permease, which yields MESVIISGLQQGLIYGFMALGVLLTFELLGFPDLSVEGTFPLGAAVTARAVVEGVDPLAAVFMGAVAGGIAGAATGVMHTKLKVNNILAGILTATAIYTVMLRTMGRPNTPLLAYDNVFGQVLRWFGQAESHVSIILTLAVIVLAARVLMGWFLSTDLGLAVRATGSNERMIRALGVSTDTTKILALIISNFLVGLSGALACQAQGFADVGMGMGVLVAAIASVIIGQTLFGKSKLSIVLTGVILGSIVYRAVLAMALRVGLPAEDFKMITAVLVLLALTLPNVGLKGRVGSLMPGLLKGINGNNAKSGYRSESVAGIGRQEVDR from the coding sequence TTGGAAAGCGTAATCATCAGTGGTTTACAACAGGGACTAATATATGGTTTTATGGCTTTGGGGGTTCTTTTGACCTTTGAGCTGCTGGGTTTTCCCGACCTCAGCGTGGAAGGGACTTTCCCCCTGGGTGCCGCAGTAACCGCCCGGGCCGTGGTGGAAGGCGTAGATCCTTTAGCGGCAGTATTTATGGGTGCCGTAGCCGGTGGTATTGCCGGGGCAGCTACGGGTGTAATGCATACCAAGCTAAAGGTGAACAATATTTTAGCGGGGATTCTTACAGCGACAGCCATTTATACCGTTATGCTTCGGACCATGGGCCGTCCGAATACGCCGCTTCTGGCTTATGACAATGTCTTCGGCCAGGTGCTGAGGTGGTTTGGCCAGGCTGAAAGCCACGTGAGTATCATACTTACTCTAGCGGTAATAGTTCTGGCCGCCAGGGTGTTGATGGGGTGGTTCTTGTCCACTGATTTAGGGCTTGCAGTTCGGGCAACGGGCAGCAACGAGAGAATGATCAGAGCTTTGGGAGTAAGCACTGATACCACAAAAATACTGGCTCTCATCATATCCAATTTCCTGGTCGGCCTTTCCGGCGCCCTGGCCTGTCAGGCGCAGGGATTTGCCGATGTGGGTATGGGTATGGGCGTGCTGGTTGCCGCCATTGCTTCGGTCATAATAGGGCAAACCCTATTCGGAAAAAGCAAGCTGAGCATAGTATTAACCGGTGTAATTTTAGGTTCCATTGTTTACCGCGCCGTTCTCGCCATGGCTTTGCGTGTAGGCCTTCCCGCTGAAGACTTTAAAATGATTACTGCCGTATTGGTGCTCCTTGCCCTTACATTGCCTAATGTTGGTTTGAAGGGGCGGGTTGGCAGCCTTATGCCGGGCTTATTGAAGGGGATAAACGGAAACAATGCTAAATCCGGCTACCGGTCTGAAAGCGTGGCCGGTATAGGCAGGCAAGAGGTGGATAGGTAA